The Fundidesulfovibrio magnetotacticus genome includes a region encoding these proteins:
- a CDS encoding aminotransferase class I/II-fold pyridoxal phosphate-dependent enzyme, whose amino-acid sequence MKLHDRCQKVTGMIRVIRDAGIYPYFRPISRSWGTEVECAGKRLVMIGSNDYLGLSHDARVKEASAQAIYRMGTGPGGSRFLSGNMVLHQTLEERLAAFVGKKRAVLHVTGFSTNLGALGCLLTPSDYVLCDRENHASIFAGLGGTKRMGTFAHNDAPSAARKIASEMGKPDFDGQVLLITEGIFSMSGDVAVMDELAELKKQYPDMLLYLDDAHGLGVLGANGRGTAEHFGVTEQTDFIMGTFSKAFASIGGFVASDHTDVLDYIQHQSRTQIFSAALPAACTTAALTCIDILEAEPERVERLRANTRRMRQGYKDIGLRFSESIAPIIPITIGSDEKAFMFAQELFERGIFALPAIYPAVPRGQALIRTACMSTHEDRQMDFVLEVMDEMARKYRIRIQDQDGDQPEGEGAQASSTIPGARSSQSLL is encoded by the coding sequence ATGAAATTGCACGACCGCTGCCAGAAAGTCACCGGAATGATCCGCGTCATCCGCGATGCGGGGATCTACCCCTACTTCCGCCCCATCAGCCGCTCCTGGGGCACGGAAGTGGAGTGCGCCGGCAAACGCCTCGTGATGATCGGCTCCAACGACTACCTCGGCCTCTCCCACGACGCCCGCGTCAAGGAGGCCTCCGCCCAGGCCATCTACCGCATGGGCACCGGCCCCGGCGGCTCGCGCTTCCTCTCGGGCAACATGGTGCTCCACCAGACCCTGGAGGAGCGCCTGGCGGCCTTCGTGGGCAAGAAGCGCGCCGTGCTTCACGTGACGGGCTTCTCCACCAACCTGGGCGCCCTGGGCTGCCTGCTCACCCCCAGCGACTACGTGCTCTGCGACCGCGAGAACCACGCCTCCATCTTCGCGGGCCTGGGCGGCACCAAGCGCATGGGCACCTTTGCCCACAACGACGCCCCCTCCGCAGCGCGCAAGATCGCCTCCGAAATGGGCAAGCCCGATTTCGACGGCCAGGTGCTCCTGATCACCGAGGGCATCTTCTCCATGTCCGGCGACGTGGCCGTCATGGACGAACTGGCCGAACTCAAGAAGCAGTATCCCGACATGCTGCTCTACCTCGACGACGCCCACGGCCTGGGCGTGCTGGGCGCCAACGGGCGCGGCACGGCCGAACACTTCGGCGTCACCGAACAGACCGACTTCATCATGGGCACGTTCTCCAAGGCCTTCGCCTCCATCGGTGGGTTCGTGGCCTCGGACCACACGGACGTGCTCGACTACATCCAGCACCAGTCGCGCACGCAGATCTTCTCCGCCGCGCTGCCCGCGGCCTGCACCACCGCCGCGCTCACCTGCATCGACATCCTCGAGGCCGAGCCCGAACGCGTGGAGCGCCTGCGCGCCAACACCCGCCGGATGCGCCAGGGCTACAAGGACATCGGCCTGCGATTCTCGGAGTCCATCGCGCCCATCATCCCCATCACCATCGGGTCGGACGAGAAGGCCTTCATGTTCGCCCAGGAACTTTTCGAACGGGGCATCTTCGCCCTGCCCGCCATCTACCCCGCCGTGCCGCGCGGACAGGCGCTCATCCGCACGGCCTGCATGTCCACCCATGAAGACCGCCAGATGGACTTCGTGCTGGAGGTCATGGACGAGATGGCCCGCAAATACCGCATCCGCATCCAGGACCAGGACGGGGACCAGCCCGAGGGCGAGGGCGCCCAGGCATCCTCCACCATCCCTGGAGCGCGTTCCAGCCAGTCGCTGCTGTAA
- a CDS encoding ABC transporter permease, whose translation MTNKTTLHSLRAAGFLPPDRGTRFLRFMDLIRISLREVMRKRRRYIGVMASIALGTAGFITIVTMGRDLKANFNNDLDLLGGATIIAAHFDPQMYDRQEWFRTHTIEAVEAIPGVKDVTGIRTRAGVTTTYQEKVYGFNLHGVDVNYWSLFSFTPRLGRLFTPEDIAHGSKVCVLGQDLAKTIFGSPEASLGQYLNMDNNLYQVVGIIGGVRAADKTLMAFVPVTTAKARIQDISQISSLYVRCNTWDDVAPVADALGRIIKANQTDKGLRVQVGWEPLKQVQRMFWWVSLFIYASIGATLVLGGFGIWNIMMAAVTARTREIGLKKAMGAEDSDILWQFLFEALSVTFGSAMLGVLLGRFGIEYMSRMLGSRPPEGLFALCLAAGLAFAAVLGVGAGLYPSIRASRMQVVDAMRYE comes from the coding sequence ATGACCAACAAGACCACACTCCACAGCCTCAGGGCGGCGGGTTTTCTACCTCCCGACAGGGGAACCCGCTTCCTGCGCTTCATGGACCTCATCCGCATCAGCCTGCGGGAGGTGATGCGCAAGAGGCGGCGCTACATCGGCGTCATGGCGTCCATCGCCCTGGGCACGGCCGGTTTCATCACCATCGTGACCATGGGCCGCGACCTCAAGGCCAACTTCAACAACGACCTCGACCTCCTCGGCGGCGCGACCATCATCGCCGCACACTTCGACCCCCAGATGTACGACCGCCAGGAGTGGTTCCGCACCCACACCATCGAGGCCGTGGAAGCCATCCCGGGGGTCAAGGACGTCACGGGCATCCGCACGCGCGCCGGAGTCACCACCACCTACCAGGAGAAAGTCTACGGCTTCAACCTGCACGGGGTGGACGTGAACTACTGGTCGCTCTTCTCCTTCACGCCCCGGCTGGGCAGGCTCTTCACGCCCGAAGACATCGCCCATGGCAGCAAGGTCTGCGTGCTCGGCCAGGATCTGGCCAAGACCATCTTCGGCAGCCCCGAGGCGTCCCTCGGGCAGTACCTGAACATGGACAACAACCTCTACCAGGTGGTGGGCATCATCGGCGGCGTACGCGCGGCCGACAAGACCCTCATGGCCTTCGTCCCCGTGACAACCGCCAAGGCCCGCATCCAGGACATCTCGCAGATCTCCAGCCTCTACGTGCGCTGCAACACCTGGGACGACGTGGCCCCCGTGGCCGACGCCCTGGGCAGGATCATCAAGGCCAACCAGACCGACAAGGGCCTGCGCGTCCAGGTGGGCTGGGAGCCCCTCAAGCAGGTGCAGCGCATGTTCTGGTGGGTGAGCCTGTTCATCTACGCCTCCATCGGGGCCACCCTGGTGCTGGGCGGCTTCGGCATCTGGAACATCATGATGGCCGCCGTGACGGCCCGCACCCGCGAGATCGGACTGAAGAAGGCCATGGGCGCGGAAGATTCCGACATCCTCTGGCAGTTCCTCTTCGAGGCGCTCTCGGTCACGTTCGGCTCGGCCATGCTGGGCGTGCTCCTGGGCCGCTTCGGCATCGAATACATGAGCCGCATGCTCGGTTCGCGGCCGCCCGAGGGCCTCTTCGCGCTGTGCCTCGCGGCCGGCCTGGCCTTCGCCGCCGTGCTGGGAGTGGGCGCGGGACTCTATCCCTCCATCCGCGCAAGCCGGATGCAGGTCGTGGACGCCATGCGCTATGAATAG